In Methanothermus fervidus DSM 2088, a single genomic region encodes these proteins:
- a CDS encoding CRISPR-associated protein, Cas2 family (COGs: COG1343 Uncharacterized protein predicted to be involved in DNA repair~InterPro IPR003799~KEGG: mst:Msp_0425 hypothetical protein~PFAM: protein of unknown function DUF196~SPTR: Q2NH77 Putative uncharacterized protein~TIGRFAM: CRISPR-associated protein Cas2~PFAM: CRISPR associated protein Cas2~TIGRFAM: CRISPR-associated endoribonuclease Cas2): MYLLIVYDVDVKRVNRVHKFLKSYLHWRQNSVFEGEVSKAQFNEIKTSLKDLIDETRDSVMIYKFPSKKYVSLYVLGIEKNTIDFIL, from the coding sequence ATGTATTTACTGATAGTATATGATGTTGACGTCAAAAGAGTTAACAGAGTTCATAAATTTTTAAAAAGTTATCTCCATTGGAGACAAAACTCTGTATTTGAGGGTGAAGTGAGTAAAGCACAGTTCAATGAGATAAAAACAAGTCTCAAGGACTTAATAGATGAAACTCGTGACTCTGTGATGATTTATAAATTTCCTAGTAAAAAGTATGTTTCTTTATATGTTCTTGGAATTGAAAAAAACACTATTGATTTTATACTTTAA
- a CDS encoding SNARE associated Golgi protein-like protein (COGs: COG0586 membrane-associated protein~InterPro IPR015414~KEGG: mta:Moth_0719 hypothetical protein~PFAM: SNARE associated Golgi protein~SPTR: Q2RKK2 DedA~PFAM: SNARE associated Golgi protein) — protein MQILKRGRDNPHRMSERKLIVFGQVFSMRSSSKNWGEEMAGIVETIANFIISLIESTGYIGIFFTMVLESACIPLPSEIIMPFSGYVAWKGNLNLYLVVMAGALGNLVGSWIAYFVGIKGGRPFLEKYGKYIFITKKKLEMADKWFKRYGHEAVFISRVMPIVRTFISLPAGTAKMDLKKFSIYTFIGSIPWCYMLAYVGYSLGPHWKSVVEIFHKLDYIVAIGIVIVIIYIIAKNRG, from the coding sequence ATGCAGATCCTAAAAAGGGGACGAGACAATCCCCATCGCATGTCTGAGAGAAAACTGATAGTTTTTGGGCAAGTTTTTTCTATGAGGAGTAGCTCAAAAAATTGGGGTGAAGAAATGGCAGGCATTGTTGAAACAATCGCTAACTTTATAATCTCGCTGATAGAATCAACAGGATATATTGGCATTTTTTTCACTATGGTACTTGAAAGCGCATGTATTCCCCTACCTAGTGAAATTATAATGCCTTTTAGCGGTTATGTTGCCTGGAAAGGAAATTTGAATTTATATCTTGTAGTTATGGCTGGAGCTTTAGGAAATTTAGTTGGGTCGTGGATTGCATATTTTGTTGGGATAAAAGGTGGAAGACCATTTTTGGAAAAATATGGTAAATATATTTTTATTACAAAGAAAAAACTTGAAATGGCTGATAAATGGTTTAAAAGATATGGACATGAGGCTGTATTTATAAGTAGAGTAATGCCAATTGTAAGAACATTTATTTCATTACCTGCAGGTACAGCCAAAATGGATCTAAAAAAATTTAGTATTTATACTTTCATAGGTTCTATACCATGGTGTTATATGTTAGCATATGTAGGTTATTCATTAGGTCCACATTGGAAATCGGTGGTTGAAATATTTCATAAACTTGATTATATTGTTGCAATAGGTATCGTAATAGTTATAATTTATATTATAGCTAAAAATAGGGGTTAA
- a CDS encoding translation factor SUA5 (COGs: COG0009 Putative translation factor (SUA5)~InterPro IPR006070: IPR017945: IPR004388~KEGG: mst:Msp_0096 hypothetical protein~PFAM: SUA5/yciO/yrdC domain~SPTR: Q2NHY1 Putative uncharacterized protein~TIGRFAM: Sua5/YciO/YrdC/YwlC family protein~PFAM: yrdC domain~TIGRFAM: Sua5/YciO/YrdC/YwlC family protein), with protein MKIIKLDPYNPKTKVLNKVRRMLAEGKVIIYPTDTLYGLGANAFDEDAIKKVYSIKKRSFDKPISICVPNMRWIRKVAYLNDKQKEKISKLLPGPYTIILEKKDIIPDVLTAGKKKVGIRIPKSKISIELAKEFPITATSANISGRETPPTVKEIIKQLKNVDLAIDVGPLRGEPSTVIDFTTDPPKIIRGYFHTI; from the coding sequence ATGAAAATAATTAAATTAGATCCCTATAATCCAAAAACAAAAGTTTTAAATAAAGTCAGGAGAATGTTAGCCGAAGGTAAAGTAATTATATATCCTACAGATACATTATATGGCCTTGGAGCTAATGCATTTGATGAAGATGCTATAAAAAAAGTTTATTCAATAAAAAAAAGATCTTTTGACAAACCTATTTCTATCTGTGTTCCAAACATGCGTTGGATTCGTAAAGTTGCTTATTTAAACGATAAACAAAAAGAAAAGATTTCTAAATTATTACCAGGTCCATATACTATAATTTTAGAAAAAAAAGATATAATTCCGGATGTATTAACTGCTGGAAAGAAGAAAGTCGGAATAAGAATTCCAAAAAGTAAAATTTCAATAGAATTAGCAAAAGAATTTCCAATTACAGCTACTAGTGCTAATATATCTGGTAGGGAAACACCGCCAACTGTTAAAGAAATAATTAAACAACTGAAAAATGTGGATTTAGCAATTGATGTAGGACCATTGCGTGGGGAACCATCTACGGTTATTGATTTTACAACTGATCCTCCAAAGATAATTAGGGGCTATTTCCATACTATTTAG
- a CDS encoding hypothetical protein (InterPro IPR002052~KEGG: msi:Msm_1276 hypothetical protein~SPTR: B9AFR7 Putative uncharacterized protein) has product MILSTDLLLSLIVIVIIFGISVNTVDNLIKNTSDQYYRFNLERQVRGAVDILVNTYGTWNSSDVILGLKKENSGNVLSFKKILKLKENYDELIGKILPNTTTSLILYPKNGGKIVIKEDPPISSQEVVVVNRTVVCDFFADCVVIKIDANKTDSEVGPIPSKISKHFSVTTSELNQYNYFLISNASNILWNLNTVENPNNDFNSEKFYNLNDRIKSMVKSEKQVIWLNLNSIPDDNVYIVKIKKSILLDPPYFENQVCDFVLKVYKT; this is encoded by the coding sequence ATGATATTATCCACAGATTTACTTCTTTCTCTTATAGTTATCGTAATTATTTTTGGAATTTCTGTAAATACAGTTGATAATTTAATAAAAAACACAAGTGATCAATATTATAGATTTAATTTAGAGAGACAAGTAAGAGGAGCAGTAGACATTCTCGTAAATACCTATGGGACTTGGAATTCAAGCGATGTAATACTTGGATTAAAAAAAGAAAATAGTGGGAATGTCTTATCTTTTAAGAAAATTTTAAAATTAAAAGAAAATTATGATGAATTAATTGGAAAAATATTGCCAAATACGACCACAAGCTTAATACTTTATCCAAAAAATGGAGGAAAAATTGTAATTAAGGAGGATCCACCTATTTCTTCTCAAGAAGTTGTGGTTGTAAATAGAACCGTAGTGTGTGATTTTTTTGCAGATTGTGTTGTGATAAAGATTGATGCAAACAAAACAGATTCTGAAGTAGGCCCTATTCCATCAAAAATTTCAAAACATTTTTCTGTCACTACTTCTGAACTTAATCAATACAATTATTTTTTAATATCAAATGCAAGTAATATTTTGTGGAATTTAAATACTGTGGAAAATCCTAATAATGATTTCAATTCAGAAAAATTTTATAATTTAAACGATAGAATAAAATCAATGGTAAAAAGTGAAAAGCAAGTAATCTGGTTAAATTTAAATTCAATACCAGATGACAATGTTTATATTGTGAAAATAAAAAAATCAATTCTACTAGATCCACCATATTTTGAAAATCAGGTATGTGATTTTGTTTTGAAAGTATATAAAACATAG